The following are encoded in a window of Paenibacillaceae bacterium GAS479 genomic DNA:
- a CDS encoding TIGR01440 family protein encodes MMRSEAIAPEVISAGVEALIRELAAEDRLRPGQLLVLGVSTSEVLGKRIGTAGSRQAAAAIFSGVQRARADLGFIPVFQCCEHLNRALVLEWETAEKLGLERVHAIPVPGAGGSMAAHAYRHLKDACLVEAVQAQAGIDIGETLIGMHLKRVAVPVRPSLRTIGEARVTMAYSRPKLIGGPRAVYELSPEPSPTDTGSCN; translated from the coding sequence ATGATGAGGAGTGAAGCAATAGCGCCGGAGGTTATATCCGCCGGCGTAGAGGCGCTGATTCGGGAGCTGGCTGCTGAAGACCGGCTGCGGCCGGGTCAACTGCTCGTGCTGGGAGTCAGCACAAGCGAAGTGCTTGGCAAGCGAATCGGCACCGCTGGCAGCCGCCAGGCTGCTGCGGCGATCTTTAGCGGCGTTCAAAGAGCTCGTGCCGATCTCGGCTTTATTCCGGTATTTCAATGCTGCGAGCATCTTAATCGTGCTCTCGTACTGGAATGGGAAACAGCGGAGAAGCTCGGCCTGGAGCGTGTCCATGCAATTCCGGTGCCTGGCGCCGGCGGCTCTATGGCCGCTCATGCCTACCGGCATCTGAAGGATGCCTGTCTTGTCGAAGCAGTGCAGGCGCAAGCTGGCATCGATATCGGCGAGACGTTGATCGGCATGCATTTGAAGCGCGTGGCAGTGCCGGTGCGGCCATCTCTGAGAACGATCGGCGAGGCGAGAGTTACGATGGCTTATTCCCGTCCGAAGTTGATTGGCGGGCCGCGCGCTGTTTATGAGCTGTCGCCCGAACCGTCCCCGACGGATACTGGCAGCTGCAATTGA
- a CDS encoding stage II sporulation protein R, which produces MLESSNSSVSRTHSYVSVPAFRSNSSEVRRSYTAAPHAYRFPFRMSYLYLFVCLAVLMMSWETARNDAAIAQGDIPNEAIRLRILANSDSAVDQATKRVVRDAIVSELNSWAAEPESIEEARYVIQSRMAAIEAVIAERLQARGFSYGFTAELGMAEFPTKVYGEKVYPAGEYEALRITLGEGKGQNWWCVLFPPLCFVDSTTGDAVPKAEAASASGEATGTEATTAVKGGSDAKASQPVAPAEVADGQAPEAKFFIWELLESLFGFLRGLFG; this is translated from the coding sequence ATGCTTGAATCTTCCAATTCTTCCGTTTCCCGCACTCATTCCTATGTTTCTGTACCTGCTTTCCGCTCTAATTCTTCCGAGGTTCGCCGTTCTTATACAGCTGCACCGCATGCGTACCGTTTTCCATTCCGTATGTCCTATCTGTATCTGTTCGTCTGCCTAGCCGTGCTCATGATGAGCTGGGAGACGGCGCGTAATGATGCAGCTATTGCTCAAGGCGACATCCCGAACGAAGCGATCCGCCTCCGTATTCTTGCTAACTCCGACTCTGCAGTTGATCAAGCGACCAAACGTGTTGTCCGCGATGCGATTGTGTCCGAATTGAACAGCTGGGCAGCGGAGCCGGAGTCGATTGAAGAAGCTCGTTACGTCATTCAGTCCCGCATGGCGGCGATTGAAGCAGTCATTGCAGAGCGTCTGCAGGCGCGTGGCTTTAGCTACGGCTTTACTGCTGAGCTTGGCATGGCGGAATTCCCGACGAAGGTATATGGGGAAAAAGTATACCCAGCCGGCGAGTACGAAGCGCTCCGCATTACGCTGGGCGAAGGAAAAGGACAAAACTGGTGGTGCGTGCTGTTCCCTCCGCTTTGCTTTGTGGATTCGACGACCGGAGACGCCGTGCCGAAGGCCGAAGCGGCCTCTGCATCAGGAGAAGCAACTGGTACCGAGGCGACCACGGCAGTCAAAGGCGGCTCTGACGCTAAGGCCAGCCAGCCTGTTGCTCCTGCAGAGGTGGCCGATGGTCAAGCTCCAGAAGCGAAGTTTTTCATCTGGGAGCTGTTAGAGTCGTTGTTCGGCTTTCTCCGCGGCCTGTTTGGCTGA
- a CDS encoding Copper amine oxidase N-terminal domain-containing protein encodes MFHKKRMTAIAVLLIVMLVTPLSAFAHSGRTDSNGGHKCSAKSISKGLCTGYHYHNGGSSSSEDSSDDSSSSSSSSYDYSAPAAPVANVQVTDTGAPYDDTDLSLAVNSKSIPLDKPIVSIQDINYISLRDFAQIFGYTISWDKKTVKVIKAKSVKLTLDTATRKLSNDGKFSGFKAALIDGSYYLPLRYAAGIAKAKISSVENSVIEVSTK; translated from the coding sequence ATGTTTCACAAAAAAAGGATGACCGCAATCGCAGTTTTGTTAATCGTCATGTTAGTTACTCCATTGTCAGCTTTTGCTCATTCAGGCAGAACAGATAGCAATGGAGGGCATAAATGCTCGGCAAAATCCATAAGCAAAGGACTTTGCACGGGGTATCATTATCACAATGGCGGTAGCTCATCATCCGAGGACTCCTCAGATGATTCCTCGTCCTCATCTTCTTCATCCTATGACTACAGTGCCCCTGCCGCTCCGGTCGCTAATGTCCAAGTTACCGATACAGGCGCACCGTATGACGACACCGACCTTTCACTTGCTGTAAACAGCAAATCGATTCCCCTGGATAAACCAATCGTCAGCATTCAAGATATCAACTATATTTCCCTTCGTGATTTTGCCCAAATTTTCGGTTATACGATTAGTTGGGACAAAAAAACGGTAAAGGTTATAAAAGCGAAATCCGTTAAGCTCACTCTGGATACGGCTACACGGAAACTATCCAATGATGGAAAGTTTTCCGGATTCAAGGCCGCTCTCATTGACGGATCGTATTATTTGCCGCTTCGTTACGCTGCAGGCATCGCCAAAGCTAAAATAAGCTCGGTGGAAAATAGTGTCATTGAAGTCTCTACGAAGTAA
- a CDS encoding transcriptional regulator, RpiR family, which translates to MVLFADKSVLTPSQQRLADFIERNPEEVLFLTEQEIADRIGVSIATVSRFWRTVGYDNIKAFKIKLRGAADATPSLKLETTIAGLDPASLPARMLEQSIAHLERTARELRPEELEETARFMSAARRIYVHAPGPSRALGELLSFRLGRFGLTVQLMAGSGHELLESMAQLQSDDAVLLFSFTRMLPETEVILDCIGRIGCPGALLTDREELRYGHPVRNAFWVSRGELGEFHSMTTPLLLIEQLILSIGLLQKETVLERLDMLSELRGRYASKLPRGR; encoded by the coding sequence ATGGTTCTTTTTGCAGACAAAAGCGTGTTAACACCAAGCCAGCAGAGGCTGGCCGACTTCATCGAACGGAATCCGGAGGAGGTATTGTTTCTAACGGAGCAGGAAATCGCGGATCGCATCGGTGTAAGCATTGCCACCGTATCCCGCTTCTGGCGGACGGTCGGCTATGACAATATAAAAGCATTCAAAATCAAGCTTCGCGGCGCAGCGGACGCAACGCCTTCGCTCAAGCTGGAGACGACAATTGCCGGGCTTGATCCCGCCAGCCTGCCGGCCCGCATGCTGGAGCAGTCAATCGCCCATCTAGAGCGCACTGCTCGCGAGCTGCGGCCAGAGGAATTAGAGGAGACGGCGCGTTTCATGAGTGCCGCCCGCCGGATCTATGTTCATGCACCGGGGCCTTCCCGAGCGCTCGGCGAGCTGCTCTCTTTCCGGCTCGGCCGCTTCGGCCTGACGGTGCAGTTGATGGCGGGAAGCGGCCACGAGCTGCTGGAATCAATGGCACAGCTGCAAAGCGACGACGCCGTTTTGCTGTTTAGTTTTACACGGATGTTACCTGAGACGGAGGTGATTCTGGACTGCATTGGGCGCATTGGCTGCCCGGGAGCACTGCTGACCGACCGCGAGGAGCTGCGATACGGTCATCCTGTGCGCAATGCTTTTTGGGTCAGTCGAGGCGAGCTGGGGGAGTTTCATTCCATGACGACGCCGCTGCTGCTGATCGAACAGCTTATTCTGAGCATTGGTCTGCTGCAAAAAGAAACCGTGCTGGAAAGGCTGGACATGCTGTCCGAGCTTCGCGGCCGCTACGCCTCCAAACTGCCGCGAGGCCGTTGA
- a CDS encoding release factor glutamine methyltransferase, translating to MDKAAQSGEEYELPHGLTVAEARRHAAAYLQKQGVDEPEDNVSLLLQHVLQKSRTELMLGARDVFPAERAAAWTEAVSRKGRGEPAQYIAGEQWFYGRAFAVSPAVLIPRPETELLVEAVLKAADRLWPEPARALELSRRDGFSAAGGSGSDGALAAQPRRMNGNSDDTNVQAAEQSRPAARAAAGPIVLDVGTGSGAIALTLAAERPQWQVYASDLSPAALAAARANAERLGAQVRAFAEGDLLAPFLATAGGEHAGLKLDILVSNPPYIPAGDLPGLQREVRDYEPVLALDGGTDGLDPYRRMAEQLSGLSQLPSIVAFELGIGQARDVAQLLEAIGHWNDISIVTDYGGIERHVIAVRTASGDARARV from the coding sequence ATGGACAAGGCTGCACAATCAGGTGAAGAATATGAGCTGCCGCATGGCCTGACGGTGGCTGAAGCTCGACGGCATGCTGCCGCATACTTGCAGAAACAAGGTGTAGACGAGCCGGAGGATAATGTGTCGCTGCTGCTTCAGCATGTGCTGCAAAAAAGCCGCACCGAGCTGATGCTCGGTGCGCGCGATGTTTTTCCAGCGGAGCGGGCGGCGGCTTGGACGGAGGCGGTCAGCCGCAAGGGCCGAGGGGAGCCGGCGCAGTATATCGCCGGTGAACAATGGTTTTACGGCCGGGCATTCGCCGTATCTCCGGCGGTGCTTATTCCGCGGCCGGAGACGGAATTGCTAGTCGAGGCCGTACTGAAGGCGGCCGATCGACTGTGGCCGGAGCCGGCGAGAGCGTTGGAGTTGTCACGCAGGGACGGGTTTTCCGCTGCGGGGGGTTCCGGCTCCGACGGGGCGCTGGCTGCACAGCCCCGCCGCATGAATGGGAATTCAGACGATACGAATGTCCAAGCTGCGGAGCAGTCCAGACCAGCCGCTCGCGCAGCGGCTGGTCCGATCGTTCTCGACGTCGGCACGGGCAGCGGAGCCATTGCACTGACGCTTGCGGCGGAGCGCCCTCAGTGGCAGGTGTACGCCTCCGATCTGTCTCCGGCGGCGCTTGCCGCGGCGCGGGCCAATGCGGAGCGGCTCGGCGCGCAGGTTCGAGCTTTTGCAGAAGGGGATCTGCTGGCTCCTTTCCTTGCCACTGCCGGCGGGGAGCATGCCGGGCTCAAGCTGGACATTCTCGTGTCCAACCCGCCCTATATTCCGGCTGGCGACCTGCCCGGCTTGCAGCGTGAGGTGCGCGACTATGAGCCGGTGCTGGCGCTAGATGGCGGAACGGATGGGCTTGACCCGTACCGCCGTATGGCGGAACAGCTGAGCGGCTTGTCGCAGCTGCCTTCGATTGTTGCTTTTGAGCTGGGCATCGGCCAAGCTCGGGATGTAGCCCAGCTTCTGGAGGCAATCGGCCACTGGAATGACATCTCCATCGTGACCGACTACGGCGGTATCGAGCGTCATGTGATTGCAGTGCGTACCGCTTCGGGGGACGCCCGCGCTCGGGTTTGA
- a CDS encoding L-threonylcarbamoyladenylate synthase encodes MKDYGEKFYQTKAWPTHPAQEPSEADIGEAGAMLAAGETVAFPTETVYGLGADARRTSAVEQVFQAKGRPSDNPLIVHIAELSQLDGLVTQMNETEQGLAELFWPGPFTMVLPAVKGAVSPRVTAGLDTVAVRMPDHELALRLIRAAGCPIAAPSANRSGRPSPTTARHVLEDLDGRIGGILDGGPTGVGLESTVAECIGPGRVRILRPGGVTPEQLREAGFEVELEAVDSSVASVSRTMAAADVADFNSNGAPLEEASATTDRSAANVSAPVETAVAAASAKSVSAPIEAAQAVPEAPRSPGMKYAHYAPRGEMRLVAGSREAVQAHIQASADQASGKGLRVGILAYDETARAYHADIVLACGSLARLETAAQSLYAALREFDERGAEVIWAEACPPDGIGLALLNRLSKAAGGKVDRVH; translated from the coding sequence ATGAAGGATTACGGAGAAAAATTCTATCAAACCAAGGCTTGGCCGACTCATCCCGCTCAAGAGCCATCAGAGGCGGATATTGGTGAAGCGGGAGCTATGCTCGCTGCCGGTGAAACGGTCGCGTTCCCGACCGAAACCGTGTATGGTCTCGGAGCCGATGCCCGGCGAACAAGCGCTGTCGAGCAGGTGTTTCAGGCGAAAGGCAGGCCATCGGACAACCCGCTCATCGTCCATATTGCGGAGCTATCACAACTCGATGGGCTGGTCACACAAATGAACGAAACGGAGCAAGGGCTGGCGGAGCTGTTTTGGCCGGGACCGTTCACGATGGTGTTGCCCGCTGTAAAAGGAGCCGTGTCTCCGCGCGTAACGGCCGGTTTGGACACAGTCGCTGTCCGCATGCCGGATCATGAGCTGGCGCTGCGGCTGATTCGTGCGGCAGGCTGTCCGATTGCGGCGCCTAGCGCCAACCGCTCCGGCAGGCCGAGCCCTACAACGGCACGGCATGTGCTGGAGGATTTGGATGGCCGTATAGGCGGTATTTTGGATGGAGGACCGACAGGGGTTGGCCTCGAATCTACCGTTGCGGAATGCATCGGACCGGGGCGCGTACGCATTCTGCGTCCGGGAGGGGTTACACCAGAGCAGTTGCGCGAAGCCGGTTTTGAGGTGGAGCTGGAGGCGGTGGATTCCAGCGTTGCCTCCGTTTCGAGAACTATGGCTGCTGCTGATGTCGCTGACTTCAACTCCAACGGAGCTCCACTGGAGGAAGCTTCGGCGACGACGGACAGGTCTGCTGCCAATGTATCCGCACCGGTTGAGACGGCCGTAGCGGCGGCATCCGCTAAGTCTGTTTCTGCGCCAATTGAAGCTGCTCAGGCTGTACCCGAGGCGCCTCGCTCGCCGGGTATGAAGTACGCGCATTATGCGCCGCGTGGCGAAATGCGCTTAGTCGCTGGCTCAAGGGAAGCCGTCCAAGCACATATTCAAGCTTCGGCCGATCAAGCCAGCGGCAAAGGATTGCGAGTCGGCATTTTAGCCTATGACGAGACGGCGCGCGCCTACCACGCGGACATCGTGCTGGCTTGCGGGTCGCTCGCACGACTTGAAACAGCGGCTCAATCGCTGTATGCTGCACTGCGCGAATTCGATGAGCGTGGAGCCGAAGTCATTTGGGCGGAGGCATGTCCTCCGGACGGAATCGGCCTTGCGCTGCTCAATCGGCTTTCCAAGGCAGCCGGAGGGAAGGTCGACCGGGTTCACTAA
- a CDS encoding energy-coupling factor transport system ATP-binding protein: MVETHLPSATEMPSGLAAAVPPAIDLRNVRFTYPGGERQVLNGASLQLKAGSFTAIIGGNGSGKSTLCKLFNGLIPHFYSGDFEGEVWIEGRNADECSVAELSRQIGYVYQDFDNQLVRPTVLDEACFAPLNYGIKEYRSLGRQALEQCGLLHMQDRYIWELSGGQRHLLAIAGALSLQPGILVVDEPVSQLDPSHARQVYDLLRRLNREQGKTIIVIEHHAEFIADYCRDVCLVDAGRVRWLLPAAQALNRLDDLARCGIQPPEVTQVAARLNGLLAERGIPLAPGLSAEALGGDGEANLPVTLEEAARWFHGLLETSVPVSAGASAPGFAPASAPDSVRASALASAASDIPPIQSEKADNLESARSGPNEMNCRTRSNTTVLELNAVSLSYGSQRKSRRIVLDGINLKLHAGERVAVVGGNGAGKSSLLKLAAGIIRPDAGEVVLQGQSASGVPLELLSEQVGYVFQNPEDMFIDDSVSKEIAYALIRRKLPDAEQRLQEMLRAFRLEELEGRDARLLSGGQQRRCSLAIGAAMRPAVMLLDEPTANLDMAMRGDLLSTLQALSSHVSTVVVATHDMGLVQEWATRVLVLQGGRLAADGPPEQVFADRELMARAGLMLPGLMELADRIGFGTRLARLTPTSLAAAMLSRISDGMAEKVEEKNHANCPQMA, translated from the coding sequence ATGGTTGAGACGCACTTGCCGTCAGCGACGGAAATGCCGTCCGGGCTTGCGGCAGCAGTGCCGCCGGCCATTGATCTGCGCAATGTCCGGTTTACGTATCCCGGCGGCGAGCGCCAGGTTCTGAACGGAGCATCGTTACAGTTGAAAGCTGGGAGCTTCACTGCGATCATCGGCGGCAATGGCAGCGGCAAATCAACGCTGTGCAAGCTTTTCAACGGGCTGATCCCCCACTTTTATTCAGGTGACTTCGAAGGAGAAGTTTGGATCGAAGGACGGAATGCGGACGAGTGCTCCGTAGCAGAGCTTTCGCGCCAGATCGGTTACGTATATCAGGATTTTGATAATCAACTGGTGCGTCCTACAGTGCTGGACGAAGCTTGTTTCGCGCCGCTCAATTATGGGATTAAAGAGTATCGAAGTTTGGGACGGCAGGCGTTGGAGCAGTGCGGATTGCTTCATATGCAGGACCGATATATTTGGGAGTTGAGCGGCGGCCAGCGGCATTTGCTCGCCATTGCCGGGGCGTTGTCGCTGCAGCCCGGCATACTCGTTGTTGATGAGCCGGTGTCCCAGTTGGACCCGTCCCATGCACGGCAGGTGTACGATCTGCTGCGTCGCCTTAACCGCGAGCAGGGGAAAACAATCATCGTCATCGAGCATCATGCTGAATTCATCGCCGACTATTGCCGGGACGTCTGCTTGGTGGATGCGGGCCGAGTGCGCTGGCTGCTGCCCGCTGCGCAGGCTTTGAACCGGCTGGATGATTTAGCGAGGTGCGGCATTCAGCCGCCAGAGGTAACGCAAGTTGCAGCCCGGTTAAACGGCCTGTTAGCGGAGAGAGGAATTCCATTAGCGCCGGGCCTTTCCGCTGAGGCATTAGGAGGAGACGGAGAGGCAAATCTGCCCGTTACGCTTGAGGAGGCGGCGCGATGGTTCCACGGCCTCCTTGAAACATCGGTTCCGGTTTCTGCTGGAGCGTCTGCTCCGGGGTTCGCCCCAGCGTCTGCGCCGGACTCTGTTCGAGCGTCAGCATTGGCCTCGGCAGCTTCCGATATTCCTCCGATCCAGTCCGAAAAGGCAGATAACCTTGAATCAGCGCGATCGGGCCCTAATGAAATGAATTGTCGAACACGATCAAACACAACCGTGTTGGAATTGAATGCGGTCTCCCTCTCCTACGGGTCACAGCGCAAAAGCCGTCGTATCGTTTTGGACGGAATCAATCTCAAGCTGCATGCCGGAGAGCGAGTGGCTGTCGTTGGCGGCAACGGCGCCGGCAAGTCCTCGCTGTTGAAGCTGGCGGCGGGCATCATTCGCCCTGACGCAGGCGAAGTGGTTCTGCAAGGTCAATCGGCTTCCGGCGTTCCGCTTGAACTGCTGTCGGAGCAGGTCGGCTATGTGTTCCAGAACCCCGAGGATATGTTTATCGATGACAGCGTAAGTAAAGAAATTGCCTATGCGCTTATCCGCCGGAAGTTGCCGGACGCGGAGCAGCGGCTGCAGGAAATGCTGCGGGCTTTCCGACTTGAGGAGCTGGAAGGGCGTGATGCCCGCCTGCTCAGCGGCGGGCAGCAGCGGCGCTGTTCGCTGGCGATCGGGGCTGCCATGCGTCCGGCGGTTATGCTGCTGGATGAGCCGACTGCGAACCTGGATATGGCGATGCGCGGCGATTTATTAAGTACGCTCCAAGCACTAAGCAGCCATGTAAGCACCGTGGTCGTGGCGACTCACGATATGGGGCTGGTGCAGGAGTGGGCGACAAGAGTTCTTGTGTTGCAGGGCGGCCGGTTGGCCGCGGATGGTCCTCCGGAGCAAGTATTCGCCGACCGTGAGCTTATGGCCCGGGCGGGGTTAATGCTGCCGGGCTTGATGGAGCTGGCGGACAGGATCGGCTTCGGAACGCGGCTTGCGCGGCTGACTCCCACTAGCCTGGCGGCGGCAATGTTGAGCCGAATAAGCGACGGGATGGCGGAGAAAGTGGAGGAGAAAAATCATGCAAATTGCCCGCAGATGGCTTGA
- a CDS encoding energy-coupling factor transport system permease protein — translation MQIARRWLERLSLENFQTQLMGMVYGSGHAVLSRLDPRSMLIWYLFFAIAPWFISSLTVLAGMFLLLAASTVLSRAAPFILFILCLGLIGQVGWLFLLSLFFGGDAESALPLLKLTLKLSVVSLASITVFSGMDPERISDGLLALGMPATFSFSLSYGYRILPVLLEEFRSVLLSYRLRGKAPAPGRFRYVRLAVYYLKLLVLSFYPLMLATAKRSRTTVEALEVRGFSYGMKNPASRRLKLAHLQLSWRDGAFLGGTAGYIALLFWLG, via the coding sequence ATGCAAATTGCCCGCAGATGGCTTGAACGGCTATCGCTGGAAAACTTTCAAACTCAGCTGATGGGCATGGTGTATGGCAGTGGCCACGCGGTGTTGTCGCGGCTTGATCCTCGCAGCATGCTGATTTGGTATTTGTTTTTCGCCATTGCTCCCTGGTTCATCTCAAGTCTGACGGTGCTGGCTGGCATGTTTCTACTGCTCGCTGCCTCGACAGTGCTCTCCCGAGCAGCGCCGTTTATTCTGTTCATCCTCTGCCTTGGCCTAATTGGTCAGGTCGGATGGTTGTTCCTGCTATCACTCTTTTTCGGCGGGGATGCCGAGTCAGCGCTGCCCCTTCTCAAGTTGACGCTCAAGCTAAGCGTCGTCTCGCTGGCCAGCATCACTGTATTTTCCGGAATGGACCCCGAGCGGATCAGCGACGGTCTGTTGGCGCTTGGCATGCCGGCGACGTTTTCCTTCAGTCTGTCTTACGGGTACCGGATTTTGCCCGTCCTGCTGGAGGAGTTCCGCAGCGTGCTGCTGTCCTATCGTTTGCGGGGCAAAGCGCCGGCCCCCGGCCGTTTCCGTTATGTCAGGCTGGCTGTATATTACCTCAAGCTGCTCGTGCTTTCCTTTTACCCGTTGATGTTGGCGACGGCGAAGCGCTCCCGAACGACGGTAGAGGCACTTGAGGTGAGAGGTTTCTCCTACGGAATGAAAAATCCGGCTTCGCGCCGCTTGAAGCTAGCGCATCTTCAGCTAAGCTGGCGCGATGGAGCTTTTCTCGGAGGGACAGCCGGTTATATTGCGCTTCTGTTTTGGCTGGGGTAA
- a CDS encoding protein-tyrosine phosphatase — protein MNAAKILFVCTGNTCRSPMAEAILRDAAKAQGLPLEVRSAGVATSNGIPVSRNARLVLENSGIRHDGVSSSVSAELIRWADLILTMTGSHKMALLRYYPEAADKVHTLRDFALSTELAELDRLRGEREMQRSLGRQLSGREERRLRELEGAALSGDIADPFGGSYEIYAASAQEISEAVHAVLKRLQDDEHK, from the coding sequence ATGAATGCTGCCAAAATTTTGTTTGTCTGCACCGGCAACACCTGCCGCTCTCCTATGGCAGAGGCGATCCTCCGTGACGCCGCCAAGGCTCAGGGGCTGCCGCTTGAGGTTCGCTCGGCTGGTGTCGCGACATCAAATGGCATACCCGTTTCCCGGAATGCCCGTCTCGTGCTGGAGAACAGCGGGATTCGGCATGACGGCGTTTCTTCGTCGGTAAGCGCCGAGTTGATTCGCTGGGCGGATCTGATTCTGACCATGACGGGTTCTCACAAAATGGCGCTGCTTCGTTATTATCCGGAAGCGGCAGACAAGGTTCACACGCTGCGCGATTTTGCCCTCTCCACCGAGCTGGCTGAGCTTGACCGCCTGCGCGGGGAGCGCGAGATGCAGCGCTCTTTGGGGCGGCAGCTGAGCGGAAGGGAAGAACGGCGTCTCCGCGAGTTGGAAGGCGCCGCTCTATCTGGAGATATAGCCGATCCATTCGGCGGCTCCTATGAGATCTATGCGGCCAGTGCTCAAGAGATCAGCGAAGCGGTGCATGCGGTGCTGAAGCGTCTGCAAGACGATGAGCATAAGTAA
- a CDS encoding Putative Mn2+ efflux pump MntP, which translates to MLEASLHEGQLLTLLIMALALGMDAFSLGVGIGMRGIRLLDILKLSAIIGLFHVIMPLVGIVAGQYMSLLLGHVAALTAGLLLILLGGHMLIASFRGDGGATPSFVDHRTTGGLMLFALSVSVDSFSVGISLGMFAADVVMTILLFGLAGGLMSVLGLLVGRRIGRSLGSYGEAAGGAILLTFGILFLL; encoded by the coding sequence ATGTTGGAAGCTTCTCTGCACGAAGGGCAACTGCTCACGCTCTTGATAATGGCCCTTGCGCTGGGCATGGATGCATTCTCGCTCGGCGTAGGTATCGGTATGAGAGGCATCCGGCTACTGGATATCTTGAAGCTGAGCGCCATCATTGGATTGTTTCATGTCATTATGCCGCTTGTCGGCATCGTGGCTGGCCAATACATGAGCCTGCTGCTGGGCCATGTAGCTGCTCTAACCGCCGGCCTGCTGCTCATTCTGCTTGGCGGGCATATGTTGATTGCTTCGTTCCGGGGAGATGGAGGTGCCACGCCGTCCTTTGTCGATCATCGGACGACTGGCGGTCTTATGCTGTTTGCGCTCAGCGTTAGTGTGGATTCTTTTTCTGTTGGAATTTCGCTGGGGATGTTCGCTGCTGATGTTGTCATGACCATTCTGTTGTTTGGCCTCGCAGGGGGTTTAATGTCCGTGCTCGGTCTGCTTGTAGGTCGGCGCATCGGTCGAAGCCTGGGCAGTTATGGCGAAGCGGCAGGCGGCGCAATTTTATTGACCTTCGGCATCCTGTTCCTGCTTTAA
- a CDS encoding bacterial peptide chain release factor 1 (bRF-1), producing MLDRLQALADRYDKLSELLCDPDVASDPKRLRDLSKEQSDLQDAYNAYTEYKEVHGQHEDAKAMQAEKLDDEMREMVKMELDELSQRLTELEAQIHVLLLPKDPNDDKNVIVEIRGAAGGDEAALFASDLYRMYTRFSEAQGWRVELMDASENDLGGFKEVIFKVSGKGAYSKLKFESGAHRVQRIPVTESGGRIHTSTSTVAVMPEVEEVEVEIFDKDIRVDTFCSSGAGGQSVNTTKSAVRVTHVPTGIVATCQDGKSQNENKAKALQVLRARIYDIHRQEEEAKIAGDRKSKVGTGDRSERIRTYNFPQSRVTDHRIGLTLHRLETIMNGDMTEIVNSLSLAEQTELLEKENLA from the coding sequence GTGTTAGACCGTTTACAGGCGCTTGCCGACCGGTATGATAAGCTGAGCGAGCTGCTGTGCGATCCTGATGTAGCCAGTGATCCCAAGCGGCTGCGCGATCTTTCTAAGGAACAGTCAGATCTGCAGGATGCATACAACGCTTATACAGAATACAAGGAAGTCCATGGCCAGCATGAGGATGCCAAGGCGATGCAGGCGGAGAAGCTAGACGATGAGATGCGTGAGATGGTCAAAATGGAGCTCGACGAGTTGAGCCAACGTTTGACTGAACTCGAAGCGCAAATCCACGTGCTGCTGCTGCCTAAGGACCCCAACGATGACAAAAACGTCATCGTGGAGATTCGCGGCGCTGCTGGCGGCGATGAGGCCGCTTTGTTCGCTTCGGATCTTTATCGCATGTACACTCGTTTCTCTGAGGCTCAAGGCTGGCGCGTAGAGCTGATGGATGCCAGCGAGAACGATCTTGGCGGCTTCAAAGAGGTCATTTTTAAAGTGTCCGGCAAAGGTGCGTACAGCAAGCTGAAGTTTGAGAGCGGCGCGCATCGCGTACAGCGTATTCCAGTAACGGAATCCGGTGGACGCATCCACACATCCACTTCGACGGTAGCGGTTATGCCTGAGGTGGAGGAAGTCGAGGTCGAGATTTTCGACAAAGACATCCGCGTAGATACGTTCTGCTCCAGCGGAGCGGGCGGACAATCCGTCAACACGACGAAGTCTGCCGTGCGCGTGACGCATGTACCGACGGGCATCGTGGCTACTTGTCAGGACGGCAAGTCCCAGAATGAGAACAAAGCGAAGGCGCTGCAAGTTTTGCGCGCCCGCATTTACGACATTCATCGCCAGGAAGAAGAAGCCAAAATTGCCGGGGACCGCAAAAGCAAAGTTGGCACGGGCGACCGCAGCGAGCGTATCCGCACGTACAACTTCCCGCAAAGCCGGGTGACGGACCACCGCATTGGCCTGACGCTGCACCGACTGGAGACGATTATGAACGGTGATATGACGGAGATCGTCAATTCGTTGTCGCTGGCAGAGCAGACGGAACTGTTGGAGAAGGAAAACTTGGCTTAA